From Cydia fagiglandana chromosome 6, ilCydFagi1.1, whole genome shotgun sequence, the proteins below share one genomic window:
- the LOC134665031 gene encoding transcription factor E2F4-like, producing the protein MTDLIYKRYEKSLGLLTTRFVSLLQKAKDGVLDLKIATDLLAVRQKRRIYDITNVLEGIGLIEKRSKNSIQWKGAGPDGNASDIGEKVMRLRRQIGRLEEHEELLDKQIHWIEQSIKNVLEDIDNEPLVYVKKNDIEQCYEESQVLVLEAPIGASLAVATAPGKGREQQFILHVKSVDPVGVILLCDSDKEKEIEDVTMQDSEVQDITDNFVHSLDSDDYLLRLSPPVTKQDFSFSLRDSEGLCDLFDIPC; encoded by the exons ATGACCGACTTAATATACAAACGATATGAAAAATCTTTAGGTCTTCTTACGACACGATTCGTTTCATTATTACAAAAAGCCAAGGATGGGGTTTTGGACTTGAAAATC GCTACCGATTTATTGGCTGTAAGACAAAAGCGACGCATATATGATATAACGAACGTATTAGAAGGTATTGGATTGATAGAAAAACGAAGTAAAAACAGCATACAATGGAA GGGAGCAGGTCCAGATGGAAATGCTTCGGACATTGGAGAGAAAGTTATGCGGCTGCGGAGACAGATTGGACGGCTAGAGGAACATGAAGAATTGCTTGACAA ACAAATCCATTGGATAGAGCAGagtattaaaaatgtattagaGGATATTGACAATGAGCCCCTCGTTTATGTCAAAAAGAATGACATTGAGCAGTGCTACGAAGAGAGCCAGGTGCTTGTTCTGGAGGCTCCCATTGGCGCCAGCTTGGCTGTGGCAACTGCACCAGGCAAG GGCAGAGAGCAGCAATTCATTCTACACGTCAAATCCGTCGATCCAGTTGGCGTAATTCTGTTATGTGACTCAGATAAAGAAaag GAAATTGAAGATGTAACCATGCAGGACAGTGAGGTTCAAGACATAACAGACAACTTTGTTCATTCCCTTGATAGTGATG ATTATTTACTGCGATTGAGTCCTCCGGTGACCAAGCAAGACTTTTCATTCTCTTTGCGGGATTCCGAGGGTTTATGTGATCTCTTTGATATTCCTTGTTAA